A genomic window from Spodoptera frugiperda isolate SF20-4 chromosome 29, AGI-APGP_CSIRO_Sfru_2.0, whole genome shotgun sequence includes:
- the LOC118268229 gene encoding max-like protein X: MYPRCGSNGSIQNIHQTPSSSNQNTEDEDDSGDNKASALSFKERRREAHTQAEQKRRDAIKKGYDSLQELVPTCQQTDASGYKPSKAAVLQKSIDYIQYLLQQRRRQEDERNALRKDVVALRIMQANYEQIVKAQHSVPGHNEQRLTDQDKFKVFQGIMDKLFESFESVPTNNFAEFSAGVFNWLEEYCKPQSLRTMVHGVLREQSYTP; encoded by the exons atgtatccACGATGTGGTAGTAATGGTTCAATCCAAAATATACACCAGACACCGTCGTCTTCCAACCAGAACACGG AAGATGAAGATGACAGTGGAGACAACAAGGCATCTGCACTGAGTTTTAAGGAAAGAAGGAGAGAGGCTCATACTCAG GCTGAACAGAAAAGAAGAGATGCCATTAAGAAGGGCTATGATTCCCTTCAGGAGTTGGTACCAACTTGCCAGCAAACAGATGCATCAGGATACAAACCAAGCAAAGCAGCC GTACTTCAAAAATCTATAGATTACATCCAATACTTACTACAGCAGAGGCGAAGGCAGGAAGATGAGCGAAATGCGTTGCGCAAAGACGTGGTGGCGTTGCGCATAATGCAGGCTAACTACGAGCAAATCGTGAAGGCGCAACATTCAGTACCAGGGCACAATGAACAAAGACTTACTGACCAAGATAAGTTTAAAGTG TTCCAGGGTATAATGGACAAGTTGTTCGAGTCGTTCGAGTCGGTGCCGACAAATAACTTTGCGGAGTTTTCGGCGGGAGTGTTCAACTGGCTCGAAGAATACTGCAAGCCCCAGTCGCTGAGAACTATGGTTCACGGCGTGTTGAGGGAGCAAAGTTATACGCcataa
- the LOC118268114 gene encoding F-box only protein 28 yields the protein MVSTRQMSSVGGGNGGSDGAGPSHAEPVAVSRVTRHSSALMPGGSSPHASTSKCSLLPAPKTYTTNILDLPVEVIEKIICYLGFKSVSQIRMVNRQFNSICSSILNSTFQRLQNQMLHRFQSIKAKMPRRESARRSHPLACESDIIETLHMRLSLLQMTFGKHIERKHCCFFPGEILDEVYSILSYLKTATKLARPYKVTDELFDLTTMAMEYFKEHIEPNLPEITYFGTDFFDITTAFSPGESSKSYICLDSPPPSGFESSSSQQTGANVSDRRVSSLNMYMEESLPPSPPPPQSNMVLRKRIHRIKQGMKKYNDQLSALRSDLRSCKRKTALQQKQIAEQQKQIAEQQKQTLEYANRLDDYDKKNEETSRKFQTLLQELNKCKTELQYWRSRSPAVPPLCAECGASLRLSPAPSLAQWAAGTSSEPTEAEVTAADAEVVAATSAVPETTTELPRADLKLEPKAKVESKPEPKTKPELKVETTTKCKPELKAETTSKSKPEPKAESSNTECMASTPPTRRRASADAAGATPERKKRRLTRPRKL from the exons ATGGTGTCGACGAGGCAAATGAGCAGCGTCGGAGGAGGCAATGGGGGCAGTGATGGTGCAGGTCCCTCTCACGCGGAGCCTGTGGCAGTGTCCCGCGTCACTCGTCACTCTAGCGCCTTGATGCCTGGAGGTTCTTCTCCGCACGCCAGTACCTCCAAATGCAGTTTACTGCCGGCCCCTAAGACCTACACTACTAATATACTTGATTTACCAGTTGAAGTTATTGAAAAGATTATTTGCTATCTGGGCTTCAAAAGTGTTTCACAAATCAGAATG GTTAATCGGCAGTTCAATTCAATTTGTAGTAGTATTCTGAACTCTACATTTCAACGTTTGCAAAACCAGATGCTGCATAGATTTCAATCAATCAAAGCAAAGATGCCTCGCAGAGAATCTGCCCGTCGGAGCCATCCCTTAGCTTGTGAATCAGACATTATAGAGACCTTGCATATGAGACTCAGCCTTTTGCAAATGACTTTTGGCAAACACATTGAACGGAAACATTGCTGTTTTTTCCCAGGAGAG ATATTAGATGAAGTATACAGTATTCTCTCATACTTAAAAACTGCGACGAAGCTGGCGAGACCCTACAAAGTGACTGATGAACTCTTTGATCTGACGACAATGGCTATGGAATACTTTAAGGAGCACATTGAACCCAACTTGCCAGAGATTACTTACTTTGGAACGGATTTCTTCGATATCACTACAGCGTTTTCGC CTGGCGAAAGTAGTAAATCTTATATATGCTTGGACTCGCCACCACCGAGTGGCTTTGAATCGTCGTCATCGCAACAGACTGGGGCGAATGTGTCGGACCGTCGTGTGTCCTCACTTAACATGTATATGGAGGAGAGTCTTCCGCCGTCTCCACCACCGCCACAGAGCAATATGGTTCTAAGAAAACGGATACATCGCATTAAACAAGGAATGAAAAA GTACAATGATCAGCTGTCAGCATTGCGTAGTGACCTCCGCAGTTGCAAGCGTAAAACCGCTCTTCAGCAAAAGCAAATTGCTGagcaacaaaaacaaattgctGAACAACAGAAGCAGACCTTGGAATATGCCAACCGCCTTGATGATTATGATAAGAAGAATGAAGAAACAAGCCGCAAGTTTCAGACTTTGTTGCAG gaATTAAACAAGTGTAAAACGGAGCTACAATACTGGCGGTCCAGGTCTCCAGCCGTTCCACCGCTATGTGCTGAATGCGGTGCGTCGCTACGTTTGTCGCCGGCTCCCTCACTAGCACAg TGGGCAGCCGGTACAAGTTCGGAGCCGACAGAGGCTGAAGTGACCGCAGCTGATGCGGAGGTGGTTGCTGCCACCAGTGCGGTCCCAGAGACCACCACAGAGCTGCCGCGCGCTGACCTTAAACTAGAACCTAAGGCTAAAGTTGAATCTAAACCTGAACCTAAAACCAAACCTGAGTTGAAAGTTGAAACGACAACGAAATGTAAACCTGAGCTTAAAGCTGAAACCACTAGTAAATCTAAACCAGAGCCGAAAGCGGAGAGTAGTAATACGGAGTGCATGGCGTCCACACCGCCCACTCGGCGTCGCGCGTCTGCGGACGCGGCGGGCGCCACGCCGGAGCGCAAGAAGCGTCGCCTGACGCGGCCGCGCAAGCTCTGA